Below is a window of Jonesiaceae bacterium BS-20 DNA.
CTTCAGCTGCTGCACAAAACCCAATCGGCTAAGAGCCTTAATACCCTGGATCAGCTGTTCCGAGATTATATGTTGGAGCGGCCAGATACCTTTGATTTAGCTGATAACGCAGTCACACAGTTTGCGGAATTGCAGCGCGCCCATGCCCATGTGGTGCGGTTGCGGGAGCAGCGGGATTTACTGGCCCAACTGGCGCAGCAAGCCACCAAGTTTGATGCCGCCAAGCAAGACGCTACCCGGGCCCGGGTGCTGGGGGACGCGGTGGGTCCGTACCAAAAACTGCGCCATCTTGGGTTGTGTCAAACGGACTTGGACCGGGTGACTCAGGAACTTATTATTTTGGGTGCAGCCCAACAGCGGGCCAAAGAAGCTACCAACCTGGCGCAGGAGGACTTTGACCAGGCACGGGACCGTATCAGGGGGCTGGGCGGTTACCAGATTGAGGCCTTGCAAGGCCGGATTGCTCAGGCACACGGTGAGATTACGCGGGTGGACAACCGGTGGCAACTGTTTGCTGATGACCTAGGCCGGGCCAGTATTACAACCGTACCCACCACCTCAGGGGAGTTTGCCGAGCTCAAAGTGGCTATGGAGCGCCAGTTGAGTGTGCCGTCCGCGGCGGGGCCCAGCCATCAGATCCAGGAGCGGTTCTTTTCTCAGCAAAAAGTGGTGCGCCAGATTGCCGCCCAAATCAAAAGTATGGAGATGACTAACTCCTCGGTTCCGCGCCCCTTATTGGCGGTGCGCCAGGAGTTGTCTGAGCATTCTGGGATCCCGGTAAGTGCGTTGCCATTTGCGGCTGAGTTATTGACTGTCAAGCCGGAATTTGCACCGTGGACCGGTGCGATTGAGCGGGTATTACGCGGGTTTGCGCTGACCCTTTTGGTGCGTCAGGAGCATGTGGACCAGGTACGGCGTTGGGTTGACAGGCACCGGATCCGGGCCCGTTTGGTGTATGAGGTGGTGCCGACTGTGGTTGACTCCCCAGGTGCGGCGCGCAGTCCTGATTCATTAGTACACCGCGTTGCGGTGACCTCGGGCCCGTTTGCACAGTGGGTCGCTGGGCAACTATCTGCACGGTTTGATTATTCGTGTGTGGACTCAGCCGATTCACTGGGTGATTTTGCTAGGGCGGTGACCATCCGGGGGCAGATGAAAACGTCCGCAACTCGGTATCTTAAGGATGACCGCACCGCAATTGATAACCGGTCGCAGTGGCTGTTGGGGGACCAGGAGGCCACGCTAGATGCGCTTGAAGAGCAACGCCGGGTGGCTCAAACCGACTTGGATCAGGCCCAAAACGAGCTGACCGCCGCCCAGGCGGTCTATGACAGTGCCAATAGGCAGCGCGCCCTGCTGGATTCCCTGCGGCAGCGCCCCTGGGCAGACATTGACCGGGACGCGGCGCGCCTTGTACTTGCTGACTTGGAGCAAAAACTGGGCCGTCTGACTCAAGACAGTGCCCCGTTGGATCAGGCTACTCGAGAGATGGAAAGTGCCCGCAGTTACCTTGATCGGGCAACGCGTTTGTATGATCAGGCCCGTGATGATTTAGCGGCAGCAAAACGTGAGCAAAACGGGTTAATAAAGGACATTGCGGTGTTGCGGGCGGAAACCGAATTAGCCAGTTTTGCTAAGGTCCCGCAAGAAGTCACAGCTGATTTAGACCGTAAGTTCCGCAAAACCCAGCGCAGTATTACCCGGGCTAACCTGTATGAGATTGGGCTGGAGGTCAGCCAGCACTTAGGCAAAGAACGTGATCAGGCGTTGGATCAGGTGCGGGTGTGCGGGGCAAAAATATCCGGGGTCGCCGCGACCTTTAAGGAACGGTGGCCGGCCAGTGCCGCGGACTTATCCACTGAAGTTGCTGATAGGCAGCGGTATGTGGAAATTTTAACCGCTATTACTAAAAATGATCTCCCTAAGCATGAGAAAAACTTTTTGAACCTGCTACAGGAGCGTTCCCGGGACATGGTTGGGGAACTTGTGGACGCTATTTTAGACGGTCCTCGCACCATTACTACCCGGGTCACAGAGATCAATAAGTCCTTAGGGCGTTCTGAGTTTGACCGGGACCGGTTTTTGCAGTTGCGCCCTAGAGTGCAGCGCACCGCAACCGTTACCCAGTTCCTAAATGACTTACGGTCCATTTCTGAGGGCAGTTGGGGCACTATGGATCAGGACGATGCCGAGCGCCGGTTCTTAGTTTTAGCTGGCTTAATGCAACGGCTAAGTTCAAGTGATTATGTGGACCGAACCTGGCGCAATCAGTGTTTGGATTCCCGCCTGCACGTCACGTTTTTGGCTGACGAGGTGGATAAACACGGCCAAGTGCAGGCCACCTATGACTCTGGTGCTGCGATGTCCGGTGGGCAGCAGCAAAAATTGGTGATCTTTTGTTTAGCGGCGGCGCTACGCTATCAACTCGCTAGCCCAGATCAGGTACTACCACTGTTTGGCACCATCATTTTGGATGAGGCGTTCGATAAAGCGGACTCCTCATACACCCGTATGGCGCTCAATGTCTTTTTGGACTTTGGTTTTCACCTGGTGCTGGCAACCCCGCAAAAACTATTACAAACCATTGAGCCCTATGTGGGAGCGGCCACCGCCATTGAGAACCCAACCCGCAAGCGTACGTTAGTTTCCCAGGTGCAATGGCAGGAGCAGTTGTGAACGGACACAAACACTCATGATTACGGTACCCCAAGCCCGCACACAAGCCCAGAAACGCTTACGCACCAATCTGAATAAATGGCTTGAACAGACGGTTATCCAAACAGACATTCCAGCTCCGCTGCTAAGCATCACGTTGCATCCACCGACCGAGAAGCAAATGCTCAGCAATCAGCAAGCCGCTCAGGACTGGGCACAATCGTGGTCAAGCGTTACCACCGGCAACGGGATTGAGGTGGAATGGGAGAGTAGGTTGTGGCGTTCAATTGGTAGGCAACGGATTCCAGTACGCGCTCATTTTGCTCATGCTCATGCCGTAGCGGCCTTCAGCGGTGGGGAGCCGGCCGCCGCCTGGCACCTCTTGTATGACCGAACTACGGCGGTCTTAGCTACACTTTTAGGTGATCGATCAGATCCTACTGTTTTCCTCGCCACTATCCGAAGACACAGCGTGACGCTCCGGAACTACGCTCCTGAGGAGTTTGATCTGGTGCTTGCGACCACGCAGTGGCTCATTGACAATCCAATCACTGGATTACGTCCACGGCAGGTGGGCATCCGAGGGGTTGACTCCAAGTGGTTCACCTCCCACCGGG
It encodes the following:
- a CDS encoding Wadjet anti-phage system protein JetD domain-containing protein, which produces MITVPQARTQAQKRLRTNLNKWLEQTVIQTDIPAPLLSITLHPPTEKQMLSNQQAAQDWAQSWSSVTTGNGIEVEWESRLWRSIGRQRIPVRAHFAHAHAVAAFSGGEPAAAWHLLYDRTTAVLATLLGDRSDPTVFLATIRRHSVTLRNYAPEEFDLVLATTQWLIDNPITGLRPRQVGIRGVDSKWFTSHRALLKDLVQASTGSEDLGIVDSDLLLRIRILDPGLLPGGPHDFAASPGHLAALNLRPTNIFIFENLESVLTMPPLPGAVVLHGGGYAVDLLQRIAWLQHAPVWYWGDLDSHGFAILNRLRGYLPHARSVLMDTVTLQLHADLCVPEPKPNTGQFPNLNAAEAQTLMKLREYGNIRLEQERIPWNHALSALELC
- a CDS encoding ATP-binding protein, which translates into the protein MTQQAQPQQTAVPHRKKPQLTGQVAAASESSAVFAPGQWRLAQVEVANWGTFDQGITTITVSRKGHLLTGPSGSGKSSLLDAIAAVMTPDKWLRFNQAAQVGGGRADQRSLISYVRGAWSRTTDDTLDKVVSQFLRPTATWSGVLLRYENGVDSPITLARLFFLKGTSTASADLENLCLIERSAIGLADLQGFVHRGPKTRELQKRFPGALVTSTGKHARYFARVKSLFGMRDEISLQLLHKTQSAKSLNTLDQLFRDYMLERPDTFDLADNAVTQFAELQRAHAHVVRLREQRDLLAQLAQQATKFDAAKQDATRARVLGDAVGPYQKLRHLGLCQTDLDRVTQELIILGAAQQRAKEATNLAQEDFDQARDRIRGLGGYQIEALQGRIAQAHGEITRVDNRWQLFADDLGRASITTVPTTSGEFAELKVAMERQLSVPSAAGPSHQIQERFFSQQKVVRQIAAQIKSMEMTNSSVPRPLLAVRQELSEHSGIPVSALPFAAELLTVKPEFAPWTGAIERVLRGFALTLLVRQEHVDQVRRWVDRHRIRARLVYEVVPTVVDSPGAARSPDSLVHRVAVTSGPFAQWVAGQLSARFDYSCVDSADSLGDFARAVTIRGQMKTSATRYLKDDRTAIDNRSQWLLGDQEATLDALEEQRRVAQTDLDQAQNELTAAQAVYDSANRQRALLDSLRQRPWADIDRDAARLVLADLEQKLGRLTQDSAPLDQATREMESARSYLDRATRLYDQARDDLAAAKREQNGLIKDIAVLRAETELASFAKVPQEVTADLDRKFRKTQRSITRANLYEIGLEVSQHLGKERDQALDQVRVCGAKISGVAATFKERWPASAADLSTEVADRQRYVEILTAITKNDLPKHEKNFLNLLQERSRDMVGELVDAILDGPRTITTRVTEINKSLGRSEFDRDRFLQLRPRVQRTATVTQFLNDLRSISEGSWGTMDQDDAERRFLVLAGLMQRLSSSDYVDRTWRNQCLDSRLHVTFLADEVDKHGQVQATYDSGAAMSGGQQQKLVIFCLAAALRYQLASPDQVLPLFGTIILDEAFDKADSSYTRMALNVFLDFGFHLVLATPQKLLQTIEPYVGAATAIENPTRKRTLVSQVQWQEQL